A segment of the Symmachiella macrocystis genome:
TCTCAGAAATGAATCGCCCCCCAAACAAGGGGACCGCGGCACGGCGTATCCCTATTCCGCGGAAACGCCCGAGGGGGACATTGTCCTGGCAACCGGACAAGGGGGCGGACGGATTACTTTGATGCGCATCGATCCGGATTGGATAACAGCATCAACCGCGGCGGATGATTTTTCTGGTGGACTGGAGGGTTGGTGCACGTTCAAACCCTTTGGACCAGCAGCGCGCTATTGGCGCGACCGCACCGCTGGCCCGGTGCTGATCGAGCATCCCACCCAGTCCGGCAAACAGGTATTACACGTAAGACGGCCGGATGAAAAACCTGCGGACGAGGCCGTTTGGAATTTCCCCGCCGGGCGTACTGGACAGTTAACATTGCGATTGAAGCATCAGCCCGGATTCCAGGGAGGGCGTATTGCCTTGGCTGATCGTTTCATTCCCCCGGGAGATCCGGTCACGGACAAACTCGCGGCATTCGTGCTGCCGCTGTCGGCCGAAGGAGAGATCGCGGATCAGGATTGGCATACCATACAACTGTCCTGGAATCTCGACGATCGCATCTGCCAGGTGAAGATCGATGGAACGTCAACGACGGAACTCCCACTCGTCAATTCCCAGAGCGGTGCGGTGAGCTACCTCCGCTTGGCTTCGACAGCCGATGATGTCGACGAAGCCGGCTTTCTGGTTGAATCGGTTCGCGCCGATGTGACCGCCCCATAGAAGGGTTGCGAGTTCATCATGGAGAGTGCGATCCATCCCGCGGCTTTGCCTGTTGCGGAGTTACTGCCTCGATGCGAAGTCACGCGTACCCGCGGCAGCGGGCCGGGAGGACAGCATCGTAACAAGGTCGAAACGGCGATCATCCTGTTGCATCGGCCGACCGGGACTCACGGCGAAGCCTCCGAGCGACGCAGCCAAGCCGAGAACCAGACCGTTGCCCTGTTTCGGCTGCGGATCAATTTGGCGCTCGCGGTGCGCATGAAAAAAACCACCGACGGCGAACTCAATCGAGTGTGGACATCCCGGATTGTGGGAGGCCGCATTAGCATCAATCCAGCACATGAGGACTTTCCTACGATGTTGGCTGAGGCGCTGGATTGGATCGAAAGCTGTGAGTTCGATCTCAAGGCAGCCTCGGAGAAACTGGGCTGTACCGGCTCGCAATTGACAAAATTCTTGAAGCGCGAACCGCGGGCGTGGAGTGGCGTGAACGCCAATCGAAAGTTGTGCGGACTGCATCCGCTGAAATAGCCCCAGTAAATTTCGCCGAGGCTGACCGCAGTTGCTAATGCAAGTCAACACCGGTGGCAAACACGCACCTCGCGCGTTATTGCTGCAAAACGCGACCCGCCCCGCGCACGTTATGGAAACTCGTTTCAAGAATCCATCAGTTGTCGGATTTAGCTGGTTCGACCCGTTGCTGAATTCGTTCAGCGATGCCTTGGAGTTGCTCCTCGCGGCATAACTGAAGAACTTGCAATGCCCAAAGTTTGCTTGGGTTCGACTTGCGACCACTCAGCAAATGGCTGAGGTAAGACCGACTCACATGGGTGCGACGTGCAAGTTCGGCTGCTCGAATTTTGAGCGAGTCGAGGATTTCTTGGATATCGCCTGCTTCGACGTACGCCATCCCCAACACCTTTCACAAAAAAGGAAGACTCAGTGAGAACCAAGCTCAATACCCGTTGGTGTGCTGCATTTGATTTGCTTTTGCATGGCAAACACAATCACGCCCTCGGCGTTTGCACCTCGTTCTCGACCATTTTGTGGGGTCACGTATCGGCCAACGCGCCGCGTTCGTCTATGTGGCTGCGTGTCGCCGAATCTGTGCACCCACAAAACCACGTCGGTTACATCACGCTTGATAACCGTCACGTGGGTATACACGTGCCTGAATTTTAGGCGCAGGATGACGAAGTAAACAAGCCCAGAAATTCATTTTGCACCAACAGTCAACAAAACCGATTGCTTCGTAGCAATCGGGCAAACGAGGTGATTTCTCGATCTGCGTCGCCGCTCTACTGCAGTATTCGCAACTGGGTGTAAGCGGTGCGGACTATTGATATTGCCGCCCTGCGGGGGGCTTCGGCTCGATTTGTGGACGTGGTTCCTCGTGTGCGGATTTAATGATCTGCTCCATCTGTTGCACGACACTTGGGTGGTCGGCCGCCACATTCGTTTTCTCGCCGACATCGGTTTGCAAGTCGTACAGCTCCAACGGCAGACCGGCATCCAGGCGGATCGCTTTCCAATCTCCCATGCGTACGGCCTGTAACAACCGCTCGTGGTTGTTGGGATGCTCCCAATACAAATAGTCATGTTCCGCCTGCGCGCGACCCGCCGCTTTTTCACCCAACAGCGCCGGCACCACCGACAGACCATCGTTTTTTTGCGGCGCATCGGTTTTCGCAAGCTCGGATAATGTTGGCAGCACATCGGCGAAATACCACACGTGATCGTTCACGCTACCGGCTTTGATATGCCCCGGCCAGCTCGCGATCATCGGCACACGAATTCCCCCTTCGTACAAATCGCGTTTATACCCCCGGAGCGGTCCGCAGGCCTGAAAGAAGTCAGGATCCGAAGGGCCTCCGGTGGCACCGTTGTCGCTGGTGAAAAACACCAACGTGTTCTCATCCAATTTCAATTCTTTCAACAGATCCAGAATTCGTCCTACGTCGCGGTCCATGCGCGTGACCATCGCCGCTGTCGCTGCTTTGGGGTGCGACTGGGCGGCATAGTCGTCTGGGAAGCCAACTTTCTTCCGACGACCGGTATACGGTGTTTCCGGATACTTGCCGCGAAACTCCTGCAGAGAATCCTCGGGCACCAACAGTTCGTAGTGGGGAATTGTGAGTGGGAGATACAAGAAGAATGGATCATCTTGCTCTGCTTGTTCGCGGAGAAACTGCATCGAGCGATCGACGATGACATCGTGCGTATACTGCCCGCTGAAGCCGTCGTTCCCCTCTAAGACAAACTTCTCATCCTGGTCCCACAAGAACTTGGGATAATAAAAGTGAGCATGGATCTGATGCAGATAGCCGAAGAACCGGTCGAAACCTTGCTTGTTGGGAATCCCGGACGTGCCATGTTCGCCGAGTCCCCACTTGCCAATACAAGCAGTGCGATACCCGACTCCCTTGAGGACTTCTGCTACGGTGACGTCGGAATCAGCTAAGGCAATGCCGCCGGTGTTTCCGCGAACCGGCGTATGTCCGGTGTGCAGCCCGGTCATCAACACACTGCGTGAAGAAGCACAGACAGTGCAGCCGGCGTACACCTGCGTAAACCGCATCCCCTCCCGCGCCATTTGATCAATCCGCGGCGTGCTGTATTTTTTTTGCCCATAACAGCTCAGCCCGGCATACCCCAGGTCATCAGCCATGATAAACACAAAATTCGGCCGCGCGGGCGCAGCCTCTGCCGCCATGACATGCGTTGCCGAAAGACAAACCAACAACCCCACAAACAATCGCAGCCGCACGAAACAATCCACCATGAAATTTATCCCCCGGAGAGTAAGGCCGAGCCGCCCTACACTCGTACTATAAACTAGCCACAGATTAACACAGATTAACACGGATCAAACACAGATCAAAAAAGTAGGGTGCGTCGCGACGCACCTTTCTATGTAGGACGAACGATTCACAACCACAAAAATGCACAATATCTGTTTTACTGGTTCCCAAACGGAGTTTGGGAACCAGAACGCGATACCAATGTGCGAAGGGAGCAAGGAAACTTCGCCTTGAGGCACCAACAATCTATAATAACCCCGTCGTGCGCAAATCGCATCCGCTGCGGCAAGGAAACAATACTCGTGACCCCCTCGATATGCCCGCTCTCTCCGACAGACCTGCGACTCACCGCACCGATGCCCGGTTTCTATTGCGCTTCGCTGCCACAGTGACGAGTGTGGCGGGGACGGCCGGGGTGTTGGCTTGGATGCTGATCCACGTTGTCGGCGCGACGCCCCATCCGGGACGTGTCGTGTTTCCCGTCGCGCTGTTTGCCAGCACGGCATTACTGGCCTGTGGGAGTACGGCGATGCAACGCGCCTTGCTCGCAATCCGCCGTGAACGCCAACGCCTCTGCCGCCGCCATTTGTGCCAAGCCATGCTGGCCGGGACGCTCTTTTGCGGCGTGCAAAGTTATGCGTTGTACTGCCTGATCCAAAACCAAACCCCGTCAACCGCCCAAGCCGATGCCAACGCCTTCCTCATCGTATTCGCCGGCCTGCACGCAATGCACTTTTGCGTGGCAATGCTGTTTGTCTGCTACATCGCCGTACGAACCTTCGCGGGACGTTACGACCACGAATACTATCTAGGAATCACCCTCTGTACGTACTTCTGGCACGCACTGGGAGTGGTGTGGATGGTGATTCTGGGAGTATTTGTGATGGCGTTAGGGATGCAGTGACTTTGAGGGCGCTATTCCGCTGGCGGTATCCAAAATATTGCGCAATTGGGTAGAGCTATCTGGAGTTTTTCTACGCCTGTTTTTGTGACCTGGGTATTTTTGAGCCACAGCGTTTTTAACTGGGTAAAACCTTCAAAATGTTCAATCCCCATGTCACTGACTTGGGTACCATCCAGTGATAGGTATTCCAGGTTGGTCAGCCCATAGAGGTGCTCCATTCCAGCATCCCCAATTTCGTTGTAGTCCAGCGATAGGTATTCAAGCTCGGCGAGTCCCTGCAGTTGTCCAAGGCCTGCATCACTGATGGGCGTGATGGTTAAATCCACTGAGGTGACTCTCTCGAACGCTGCCCAATGCTTTGACTCCGGTGCCTCTGGAATCCAAGCGGGGTAAACATATTGTGACTCGACTGTGCCTTCTAAATCCTTAATTGCAGCGATCGCCGTTTGATTGCGATGATACGACTCCCACACCGATAGCACGCCACCGCCTATCAGCAACACCACCGCAATCAGCACCAACGTGCCCGTGCGTGGCAGTCGACTCTTCGGCTTTGAAGCGGACATCGCGAATTCTCGCTCTTACTCAGGAGCGTCGGTGGGTTTGTTTTCGTTGGGCGTTTCAGCGGGGTGGTCTTGTTGGCCAGAAATTCTCCTCCAGCCCGGCAGATGATGCAACGCCAGGATTCCGAACACGATCAACGAAGTAAGCGTGGCCAGCAGGTACATACCAAAACCGACGGCGGTGCCGCGGCGGCGGTGGCCCAGATTGTGGCTGCGGTGGTCAGACCCACGGTGCGGCCGCGTTCGCGGAGGATGATGCCGGCTCCCAAAAAGCCGACGCCGGTGACGATGTTGGCCGCTAGTCGCGACGGTTCGGCTCCGGGGATGTGCGATGAGATGAGGGCAAATACGCACGAGCCAAGTGCGACAGAGGCATAGGTCCGCATGCCCGCTTCACGCCCGTGCCACCCGCGTTCCCAGCCAATAAAGCCGCCCAGGACCGCCGCCACGACTGCACGGACCGCATACAAGGATTCTAATTGCCAGTCCAAGGTCGATGTCCTTAATGTTGTCTCGGTTTGCTTTCCTGCGACCAGTCTATCAAAATAACGCGTCGGGTGGAGAATGCCAGGTTTGCTGATCCAGGTCGGCTGATATAGTTAATCGTTTGCGATTGCGTTACCCTGACTTCTTCTGTGCCAAACACTCGATTCTTGTCACTTTGAATTAAAATTAGTGGATTCCCATGAAGTCATCGAGGCCAGTTGGCAAACCGGCAACAGCCCCCTCCGCATCGAGTGATCCACTTTCCGCTCAGGCGACAGCCACTGCGGATGACGCTATTCGCTCGCTCGAAGAACGTCTGGAATTTGAAATTCTGATTTCCGACATGTCGGCCGCGATTGTCAATTCAGCGGCAGACGATGTGGACGGTACGATCTCCGATATATTGCGACAAGTCGCCGCTCCATTGGGCATCGACAGACTCTCTCTGTTCACATTATCGGCCAATGAGGATCGATTGTGCGCAACTCATGTTTATTGCCGCTCGGGTTGTGAAAATGACATTCCCCCTCGTGAATTGGAATTCACACCCGAACTGCTTTCGCAGCTACTTTTGGATAACATTATCGAATTGAACGGTTCGCCCGCCGACGACGAATCCGCGCCACCATTCCAGCGACTGTTGGTCCCCGTACAGGTCAATGGAGTACCGCGCGGCGCATTGGAATGCCACAGATCGGGCGCTCCGGAGCAGTGGCAACCGTATGTCATACGACGTCTGCAGCTACTGGGCAACATCATTGCCAATACGCTCTCCCGCACACAGACCGCAGAAGAACTCGCCGCTGCGAAAACGCGGTTTTCGCTAGCTGTGGCAGGCTCGACCGATGGAATTTGGGACTTAAATTTTGGAACGGGCGAGTTATTTTACTCGGATCGGTTTATTGAACTAATGGGTTTCAAGGATGTGGAGGTCGACCCTGATACCAACACTTTCGACAATCACATCCATCCCGACGACGCAAAGCAAAACAACGAAGCCATCAAACGCCACTTGAAAAACCGCGTTCCCTACGACGTCGAATATCGTTTACGCACGCACTCGGGAAAATATCGCTGGTTTCACGCACGGGGCCAGGCGATTTGGAATGACGAAGGCTGCGCGTTACGGATGGCAGGATCCATTCAGGACATCGACGCTCGAAAGCAGGCCGAGGCGGCGTTAGTGAATGCGGCCAAGCGGTTCGTCTCGTTGACGGGTGAGGAATTATTTCAATCTTTGGTAACGCATTTGGCTGAGTCGCTGGACGCCGACTTTGCGTTTATTGGCTCGTTGAATCGCGAAAGTCCTGAGGGCATGCGGACGAACGCAGTATATACCGATGGAAAAATCATTGATAATTTCGATTACGATGTGAAAGGCACCCCTTGTGAGCAGGTTATCTCGCAGCAGACCTGTGTCTTTTCCAGCGGGGTCCAGCAACAATTCCCCAAGGACGAGATGTTGTCAACGATGGACGTGGAGGCCTACGTGGGCACCACGATTTTTGACTCGCGTGGCCAGCCGCAAGGATTGGTGTCGCTTTTATTTCGTCGTCCGCTAGCAGAGACACTGACGGCACAATCGACACTAAAAATTATCGCCGGGCATATTTCCGCTGAACTGGAACGCAACCAGGCGAAGGTCGCGCTGCGCAGCAGCGAACAGCGGATTCGTCAATTCTTTGATCTGGGCGTCATTGGAATGGCGATTTCAACTCCCGACAAATGCTGGGTCGACGTCAACGATCGACTGTATGAAATCCTGGGCTATACGCCCGAGGAACTTGAGCAGTTGTCATGGGTCGATCTTTCGCATCCCGATGATGTGGATATCGACATTGCCCAATTCGAGCGCGTGCTGGCGGGGGAAATCGACGGATACTCAAGGGAAAAACGGTATATCGTCAAAAACGGCGAAGTCATTCACGTCTCTGTCGCCGTGAACTGTACCCGAAGTGCTGATGGTACGGTGGATTACTTTTCAGCGCTTGTCCAGGATATCACAGATCGCAAACGGACTGAACAGGCACTGTATGCCAGCGAACAGCATTTGCGTGCCATCATTGATATGACACCCGCCTGCGTCAAACTGCATACGCGGGAAGGGATCCTGTTGGAAATGAATGCCGCTGGATTAGCCTTGATCGAAGCCGAATCAACTGACGATATTCGAGGTATGTGCGTTTACGATTTGATCACCGAGGAGTATCGCGATGCTTATC
Coding sequences within it:
- a CDS encoding helix-turn-helix domain-containing protein codes for the protein MAYVEAGDIQEILDSLKIRAAELARRTHVSRSYLSHLLSGRKSNPSKLWALQVLQLCREEQLQGIAERIQQRVEPAKSDN
- a CDS encoding arylsulfatase, coding for MVDCFVRLRLFVGLLVCLSATHVMAAEAAPARPNFVFIMADDLGYAGLSCYGQKKYSTPRIDQMAREGMRFTQVYAGCTVCASSRSVLMTGLHTGHTPVRGNTGGIALADSDVTVAEVLKGVGYRTACIGKWGLGEHGTSGIPNKQGFDRFFGYLHQIHAHFYYPKFLWDQDEKFVLEGNDGFSGQYTHDVIVDRSMQFLREQAEQDDPFFLYLPLTIPHYELLVPEDSLQEFRGKYPETPYTGRRKKVGFPDDYAAQSHPKAATAAMVTRMDRDVGRILDLLKELKLDENTLVFFTSDNGATGGPSDPDFFQACGPLRGYKRDLYEGGIRVPMIASWPGHIKAGSVNDHVWYFADVLPTLSELAKTDAPQKNDGLSVVPALLGEKAAGRAQAEHDYLYWEHPNNHERLLQAVRMGDWKAIRLDAGLPLELYDLQTDVGEKTNVAADHPSVVQQMEQIIKSAHEEPRPQIEPKPPAGRQYQ
- a CDS encoding MgtC/SapB family protein; protein product: MDWQLESLYAVRAVVAAVLGGFIGWERGWHGREAGMRTYASVALGSCVFALISSHIPGAEPSRLAANIVTGVGFLGAGIILRERGRTVGLTTAATIWATAAAAPPSVLVCTCWPRLLR
- a CDS encoding cytochrome c oxidase subunit 3, with the protein product MPALSDRPATHRTDARFLLRFAATVTSVAGTAGVLAWMLIHVVGATPHPGRVVFPVALFASTALLACGSTAMQRALLAIRRERQRLCRRHLCQAMLAGTLFCGVQSYALYCLIQNQTPSTAQADANAFLIVFAGLHAMHFCVAMLFVCYIAVRTFAGRYDHEYYLGITLCTYFWHALGVVWMVILGVFVMALGMQ
- a CDS encoding peptide chain release factor family protein, which translates into the protein MESAIHPAALPVAELLPRCEVTRTRGSGPGGQHRNKVETAIILLHRPTGTHGEASERRSQAENQTVALFRLRINLALAVRMKKTTDGELNRVWTSRIVGGRISINPAHEDFPTMLAEALDWIESCEFDLKAASEKLGCTGSQLTKFLKREPRAWSGVNANRKLCGLHPLK
- a CDS encoding PAS domain S-box protein, which gives rise to MKSSRPVGKPATAPSASSDPLSAQATATADDAIRSLEERLEFEILISDMSAAIVNSAADDVDGTISDILRQVAAPLGIDRLSLFTLSANEDRLCATHVYCRSGCENDIPPRELEFTPELLSQLLLDNIIELNGSPADDESAPPFQRLLVPVQVNGVPRGALECHRSGAPEQWQPYVIRRLQLLGNIIANTLSRTQTAEELAAAKTRFSLAVAGSTDGIWDLNFGTGELFYSDRFIELMGFKDVEVDPDTNTFDNHIHPDDAKQNNEAIKRHLKNRVPYDVEYRLRTHSGKYRWFHARGQAIWNDEGCALRMAGSIQDIDARKQAEAALVNAAKRFVSLTGEELFQSLVTHLAESLDADFAFIGSLNRESPEGMRTNAVYTDGKIIDNFDYDVKGTPCEQVISQQTCVFSSGVQQQFPKDEMLSTMDVEAYVGTTIFDSRGQPQGLVSLLFRRPLAETLTAQSTLKIIAGHISAELERNQAKVALRSSEQRIRQFFDLGVIGMAISTPDKCWVDVNDRLYEILGYTPEELEQLSWVDLSHPDDVDIDIAQFERVLAGEIDGYSREKRYIVKNGEVIHVSVAVNCTRSADGTVDYFSALVQDITDRKRTEQALYASEQHLRAIIDMTPACVKLHTREGILLEMNAAGLALIEAESTDDIRGMCVYDLITEEYRDAYRKFVDRVWHGEKGTFEFEIVALHGTRRHMESKAVLLETNAPNPLILSITNDITARKEAEIDREALIQELESKNTELERFTYTVSHDLKSPLVTIKGFLGLLQKDLTAGNISAVEDDCSEISDAADKMAQLLDGLLELSRVGRIANPSENVDFGEIVAQALRTSAGGIAQKGVHMTVAPEFPTVFGDRLRLLEVIQNLIDNAIQYCSPSDPCIEIGVRNDAKGTVCFVRNNGTGIDPKFHDRVFKIFEQLDANDAGSGIGLAIVKRIIDVHGGDIWVESKGEQSGCSFVFSLP